Proteins from one Streptomyces sp. NBC_00289 genomic window:
- a CDS encoding YbdD/YjiX family protein, with amino-acid sequence MNARRWATAVRWYLRELTGEAEYDRYCERHRRHHPLAPPPTRREYQVLRTLHRETHPQSRCC; translated from the coding sequence GTGAACGCCCGCCGATGGGCGACGGCCGTGCGCTGGTATCTGCGTGAACTCACCGGCGAGGCGGAGTACGACCGCTACTGCGAGCGGCACCGCCGCCACCACCCGCTCGCCCCGCCGCCCACCCGCCGGGAGTACCAGGTACTCCGCACCCTGCACCGGGAGACCCACCCGCAGAGCCGCTGCTGCTGA
- a CDS encoding FAD-dependent oxidoreductase — MTALHHPIAVIGGGLGGLTLARVLHVNGLRAAVFDLDASPEARSQGGMLDIHEETGQAALREARLYEDFLAKVHPGGEQLRVLDKHAHVLREEADDGAGDRPEIDRGDLRDLLLHSLPEGTVRWNARALSCRALGDGRHEVTLADGTVFTTDLLVGADGAWSRVRPLVSAATPAYTGVSFVELDLLDADARHPEGARLIGGGMFFALGDEKGFLAHRETDGSLHVYVALRADESWLGTIDFTDADAAKSALLTYFDDWAPGLRDLIAEADGPLVPRSIHALPVGHRWARTPGVTLLGDAAHLMSPFAGEGANLALIDGADLGRSLAEHPGDTEAALAEYEKILFPRSEETANDSARGLEIIFDPSAPRPLLDMFAQFDADRH, encoded by the coding sequence ATGACTGCCCTCCACCACCCCATCGCCGTCATCGGCGGCGGCCTCGGCGGCCTCACCCTCGCCCGCGTCCTGCACGTGAACGGCCTGCGGGCCGCCGTCTTCGACCTGGACGCCTCACCCGAGGCACGGTCCCAGGGCGGCATGCTCGACATCCACGAGGAAACGGGTCAGGCCGCGCTGCGCGAAGCCCGCCTGTACGAGGACTTCCTGGCCAAGGTCCACCCCGGCGGCGAGCAGCTGCGCGTACTGGACAAGCATGCGCACGTCCTGCGTGAGGAAGCGGACGACGGCGCCGGGGACCGCCCCGAGATCGACCGCGGCGACCTGCGCGACCTCCTGCTGCACTCCCTGCCCGAGGGCACCGTCCGCTGGAACGCCAGGGCACTCTCCTGCCGCGCACTGGGTGACGGCCGGCACGAGGTCACGCTGGCCGACGGCACGGTGTTCACCACGGACCTGCTCGTCGGCGCCGACGGCGCCTGGTCCCGTGTGCGACCCCTGGTGTCCGCGGCGACCCCGGCCTACACGGGTGTCTCGTTCGTCGAACTCGACCTGCTCGACGCGGACGCCCGCCACCCCGAGGGTGCGCGACTGATCGGCGGCGGCATGTTCTTCGCGCTCGGCGACGAGAAGGGCTTCCTCGCTCACCGCGAGACGGACGGCAGTCTGCATGTCTACGTGGCCCTGCGCGCGGACGAATCATGGCTGGGCACGATCGACTTCACCGATGCCGACGCCGCCAAGTCCGCCCTGCTCACGTACTTCGACGACTGGGCCCCCGGCCTCCGCGACCTCATCGCCGAGGCGGACGGCCCGCTCGTGCCGCGCTCCATCCACGCCCTGCCCGTCGGCCACCGCTGGGCCAGGACGCCGGGTGTCACCCTCCTCGGCGACGCGGCCCACCTCATGTCACCCTTCGCCGGAGAGGGCGCCAACCTCGCCCTGATCGACGGCGCGGACCTCGGCCGATCCCTGGCCGAGCACCCCGGCGACACCGAGGCCGCCTTGGCCGAGTACGAGAAGATCCTGTTCCCGCGCTCCGAGGAGACCGCCAACGATTCTGCCCGGGGCCTGGAGATCATCTTCGACCCGAGCGCTCCCCGCCCCCTTCTCGACATGTTCGCCCAGTTCGACGCGGACCGGCACTGA